Genomic segment of Candidatus Eisenbacteria bacterium:
AGGGATGACGGCATCGGAATCGCGCCCGAGCTCCTCGCGACGATATTCGAACCCTTCGTTCAGGGGAGCCGCAGCCTGGATCGCGCGGAGGGCGGGCTGGGGCTTGGGCTGGCCCTCGTGCGCAGCCTGACCAGGCTCCACGGCGGGACTGTGTCCGTGCAGAGCGACGGACTGGGGAAGGGAAGCTGCTTCACGGTGCGGCTGCCGGTGCTTTGCGAGGTTCCCCGAACACAGCAGGCGAAATCCGCCGACCCTTCCGGTCCGGCCGCTCCGCCCGAGAAGCTCGAGCGCGTTCTGATCGTGGACGACAACGCGGATTGCGCCCTCGGATTCGCCGAGGCGCTCCGCCTGCTCGGGCACCACGTGGAGGTTGCGTTCGACGGGCCGCGCGCCCTCACCGTGGCGGCCGAGTTCAAGCCGACGGTCGCGCTGATCGACATCGGCTTGCCTGTAATGGATGGCTACGAGCTGGCGAGAAAACTTCGCCAGGCGGCTCGCTCCCGACCCGTGAAGCTCATCGCGGTCACCGGCTATGGTGAAGATGCGAATCGCGCCATGAGCCTGGAGGCGGGTTTCGATATTCACACGGTGAAGCCGCTCGGGCTCGAGAGCTTGCGCAGCCTCCTCGACCGCGAGAACGGCGATCGCTGACCTCGAGCCGCACCCCAGACCGCCCCGCGCCCCCCGCGCCGTACCACACCGCCCGCGTTTCGTCTAAAGATCACGCCTCCATGGGGCGATCTCTCCCGGGACAGCCTCCACTCTTCCCGGCGAGGGATCCATGGCAGATACGACGACCACCCAGCCCATCCCGGGCGACCCCGGCCAAGCGCCCGCGGGCCCGCTTCGCCGGATGCTCCATGCGATCCTCGGCCTGCTCGCGCTCGGGACGATCTCCCTCGCGATTTGGCCTCCGCTCCTCGGGTACATCCCGGGCGCGGAGATCGAAGGGTTCGGCGGACCCGGGCAATTCCGCGTCCTGGCCCTCGTCGTTTCCGCTGCGTTGATGCTGGTCCGGTTCCTCATCCGCCCCGGGAAAGGCCCATCGCGCGAAAGCATCGCCTGGGGACAGTTCGCGAGCGAGGTCGGCGGCACGCTCACGAACGAGCGGCGCAGACCTGGACCCGTGGGCTGGGAGGGCGGTCCGACCGTGCGCTGGACGACGCGCGGCACCGAAGCGAGCCTGTGCGCCTCCACCGATACGAGCCGGAACGACCACACGCAGTTCGCCGCCGACGTTCGGCTGGAGCGCGGCTTTCAGTTCCAGGTGGTTCACGAGTCGCTGCTCACCAAGGCCCTATTCTCGCAGCAGCTTTGGAAATTCGCATCAAGCTTGAAAAGCCGGGAGAGGGCTCCGAGGGGAAAGACCGAAGCCGTGAGCTTGGCGGAGCAAATGGCATTCCTGGCCGAAAAGGAGATCCTGATCGGCGACGCGCGATTCGACAACGCGTTTCTACTGAAGAGCGATAGCCCAGACATCGCGCGTGAGTTCTTCGGAGACGCGGGGGTCGCCTACGGCCTTCACGAGGTCAACGGGCTTCACAAAGGCTGGCACATGAGCCTCATGAAAAGCGGTCCCTCCGGCACGTATCGGCTCTCGCTCGCGATTCCCGGGGTCGTGCTGGATTCGCAGACGCTCCGCGCCGGCCGTGCGTTGGTCGAAGCCTCGATCCGCTGCTTCGTCGACCGCGGCATGCTCGCATCGGGGAGCGACCGGGCGGCCTAGCTTCGTCCCGGGGTCCCGCCTCGCCCGTGCAGACTTTACATACCCCCTCACACCTCCTTGCGGTCCCGGCTGGGCATGGCGACGCCCGCCGGCCAATTTCACGACGCGGGCATCCTATTGGCAGGTGTCCCGATAGTTCGGGGCGCGTGCGGAGGCAAAAGAATCGTGGCACACTATCTGCTGCCCGCCTGTCGCGGGAAGCTTGGACGAAGGAACGCGAACGTCGGCAGCTCCAGATTAACGGGGAGCAGCGGAGTTAGACCGCTGCTCCCTCAGGGTGGGAGGGGAACCAAGGAGGTTCCTCTCCCTACCCGCGAGAAAGGCGGCGCCACTCGAGGCCCGCGTCAGGTCCTCCCCACGCGCAGCGCAATCGTCACCCCCGTAAGAACGACGAACCCTCCGAGGTAGGCCTCCGGGGCCGGCGACTCGCCGCGGATCAGGGATCCGAGGGTCACCGCAATCATCGGAATGATGAGCGCCGTGGTGCTCACGGTCGTCACGTTCCAACGCGAAACCAACCAAGCGTAGAGAACGTAAGCGCCCAGATTCCCGGCCAGAACGAGATAGAGAATCGGCCACCACTCGCTCATCCCGCCCGGGATTCGATGCGGCTCGCGCAGGAATACGCTGACGAGCAGGCATACGGGTGCGCCCGCGAGCGCACCGACGGAATTCGTCATGAAGGGGGACTGGGGCGGAGTGCGTTTGAGGACGATCGTGGAAAGGGAAGCGGTCGTCGCGCCCAGAAAGACCGCGACCAAGGCAACCGCGGGGGCGCCGAGCTTCAACTCCCCGGCAAAGATCATCGCGACGCCTGCGAGCCCGATCACGGCCGCGAATATCTTAGCCTTCTGGGGTCGCTCGAGCCCGAACGCCCAGGCAAACACTCCGGCTGTGAGAGGCACGGTCGCGTAGAGCACCGCCGCGATCCCGCTTGCTACGGTTTGCTCGCCCCAGTAGAGGAGCGAAAAGTTGACGCCGAGGTTCAAGAAGCCGAAGAGCGCCGCCCCGCTCAAGGCGCGTCCCTTGGGAAGCGGGGCGCCCCGAGCACGCGCCACGGCGAAGAGCAGCAAGGCGGCCAGGAGCAGACGCAGCGTCGCGCCCCAAAGCGGCGGCACGGTGTCGTTCCCGAAGCGGATCGCGAGAAACGTGCTTCCCCAGATGAGCGACATTCCCGCGAAGGCCGCATACTCTCCCGGCCTGCGCGGCTCGGGAGTCACCGGGTGGTTCGCTCGCTCTCCAGGAGGACGGCGGCCGTCTCGGTCTTGAATGTGAACGCCGCTCGGAAGACACCCTTGACCGCGACCTGCGCGCCCTCTCGCGGCGCTCCGCCTTCTTTGCTCACGACGATCAGCGTACCCGTCCCGTCATCAACCTGGTAGGCTCCGGTCCCGAAAACGCCGACCGAGCTTGTGACATTGCCGGCGATCCGGACCGTCTTTCCGTCAAACTGCCCCGGGTTGTCGAGAAGTGTCTTGATCGGTGTGGCACCCTGGCAACCCGAAAGCACCATGAGGGCGGCCGCGACCAGGATTCGTGGAGCGAGAGAACGGACCGCGTGTCGCGGTGGCTTCATACCTCCTCCTCGGGACGTCGAGCGGCGGATCATTTTTTTTTGCCGCGGAATTATCTCAGAGCGGGCGTATCGCAACCTATTCAGAATTTGCAGGTTTTGCCCGGTGGTACGCCGGCGTCCACGTTGCCCCTCTCGGGACAGGCAAGGCGGTCGCGGCCTCGCCGGACTGGCCGTCATGAACGTCCCAAGCGGTTGTTATTTCGATTCCTGCAGCTCCTATTCACTCCCCGGGCCCGGTTGGCACGCCCGTTGAGAGCAAACCGCCCGGTGAGGTTCATCGTTCCCTTGTTCATCACCATGCGCTTTGCTCACCGCCCCGGCCGGGCGCGGGTCCGCCCAGGATCCTGCCGTCTGCTGGGGCGAACCATGTACGAGACCGACATCCCATGGTGGGATGCGGAAGCAGGGAAGGAGACGTCAGGATGAAGAGGTTTCTGATGTTGATCTTGGGTTCGGCGATCGCGATCACGGTCGCCGGGGCCGCCATGGCGCAATCGAGCGATCCCGCGAGCGGCAAGTCCGACGCGCAGGCGACGGATAAGGCCAAGGAGACGACGCCGCCGTCGGCCACGCCTCCTCCGGACGCCGGCACCACGCCCGTAACGCCTCCACCCGCGAGCGCCACGGTGAATGAGCGGGCCGCCGCCAAGAGCAACCCTGCCATCGAGCGGGTGAAGGAGCGCGGGCTCAAGGTTTCGACGAAGGAGCGTGCGGACATCGACAAGAAGCTGGACGAAATCGAAAGGCAGATCGAGAACGAGGCTACTTCGAAGGGAGACGCCGCGGTCGCGGGAAGGATCGCGGGCGAGTTCTCCATGACGGCGGACGCGCTCACCGCCGAGCGGAACCAATTCAGCCGCGGCTGGGGCGAGATCCTCGTGGCGCACACGCTGTTCGCGAACGCGAAGAGCGACGTCACCTTCGCCGATATCCTCCAGATGCGGAATCAGGGCATGGGGTGGGCTGTGATCGCGCACGGGCTCGGCTTGAGGCTCGGGGAGGTGGTCGGCGCGGTGAAGACGGAGGGTAGAGTCGCGATGGGTCTCGCCAAAGGGGATGGGAAGCCCGCGACGATCCACGCGAGCACCGGGGCGAACGCGAAGGCGGGAGCCAAGGTCAACGCCGGAAAGACCTCTACCTCCGCGGGGACCGGTATAGGGGTGGGGGTGGATATCGACAAGGCGGCCAAGGGCACGAAGTGAGCGGGCGAATCACCCGGCGCGGGCCAGCGGAGCCGAAGCGTCCGGAATTCGCGCGTCGATAGATAAGGGCGGGTCGCCGGGGCATCCCGGCGGCCCGTTTTTTGCTCTAAGCGTCCATATTACAGGCAATTAGCCTCTAAAGCACGGGGCCGGGGCTGCCGATAATTACCCGGAGTCGAAACACTCCGGGAGGCCGCCCCAGATGGACCGTCGCCGATACTTCATATCGCTGCTCTTTCGCCTGTCCTTGGTTCTCGTCGCCCTGATGCTGGCGGTGCGGGCGATCTACGTCTTTGAAGGAGACGTCGGAGCGTGGTGTCTCGCCGGCGTTTTCGGTTTGAGCGCCGCCGCCCTCCAGATCCGTCCCATGCTCGTGCCCACCCCCGGTCACGCGAGCGCCGTATACACACCCGGCCCCGCGTTTTTCCTGGCGGGACTCTTTCTCGTCCCGGCCGGACCGCTCGTCACGTGCATCGCGTTCGCGCTGGGGCTCTCGGGTCTCGTGACCGCGATGCGCCCGCACAAGATCCTCTTCAATCTATCGATCGCGGTCCTCGCGTACGGCAGCTGCTCGTACTACCTGAAGCTGGGGGTGGAAAGCATCGGCCCGCCGGGGCCTCGTCCCGAGCTCATCGCTGGAGAGCTGCTCCTCGGAGCCGCCGTCCTGGTCGCGCAGCTACTCCTGAGGAGCGTCGCCATCAGGCTCGAACGAGGCGATGAATCGCCGCACTGGGGGGCGTTTCAGCCTCAGGCGGTGACGGAGGCTCTCTTCTGCCTCGCGCTCTCGGTGCCGATCACGGTCCTGGCGCGCATCCACGTCGCGCTCCTGGCCGCGGTGTACCTTTACCTGGGGTTCACCTGGTGGTTCATGGAGCGGTACCGGAAGCATCTGCGGGCGCTGGCCCAGGAGACGGTCACGACCGAAGATCAGCGGCGCTGGGTGGCGTGAAGGTCAGATCCGTAGTGGGTGGAGACGTACTCGTCCACGAGCTTTAGGAAGTCGCCAGCAAGGGTGGGGCCTTTAAGGGTCGTGACCTGGCGGCCATCGATGAACACAGGCGCCTTGGGCTCTTCGGCCGTGCCCGGGAGGGAGATCCCGATATTCGCGTGGCGCGACTCTCCCGGCCCGTTCACCACGCACCCCATCACCGCGACCCGCAGCTCCTCGACGCCCGGATAGAGTGCCTTCCAGTGCGGCATCCGCGCGCGCAGATGCCGATTCACGGTCTCCGCCAGCTCCTGGAAGAACGTGCTCGTTGTTCGGCCGCAGCCGGGGCAGGACGTGACTTGAGGCTGAAAGTGCCGGAGGTCGAGCGACTGGAGAATCTGCTGGCAAACCCAGACCTCTTCGCGGCGATCGCCGCCGGGTATCGGCGTCAGGCTCACGCGGATTGTGTCGCCGATTCCGTCCATGAGAAGCGACGCCAGCCCCGCCGTGGACGCCACGATCCCTTTCATTCCCATTCCGGCCTCGGTGAGCCCCACGTGGAGCGCGAAATCGGTTTCCGACGCGAGGCGACGGTAGATCGTGATCAGATCGCGGACGCCGGACACCTTCGCCGAGAGCACGATCCGGTCGTGCGGCTGGCCGAGCTCCTCGGCGAGCGCCGCGGAGCGGACCGCGCTCTGAAACATCGCTTCGAGCGTGACCTCTTGCGGCTCGAGCGGCTCGGGGCGGCGCGCGTTCGCGTCCATCAGCTCGGTGAGAAGCTCCCGGTCGAGCGAGCCCCAGTTCACGCCGATCCGGACCGGCTTTTGGTGTTCCGCCGCCGCTTCGATGATTCGCTTGAAGTGCGCGTCATGCCGCGCTCCGACGCCGACGTTTCCCGGGTTGATCCGGTACTTGTCGAGGGCGCGCGCGCATTCGGGATGGTCGTGGAGCAGGATATGCCCGCTGAAGTGGAAGTCCCCGATGATCGGGGCGTCGACTCCCGCATCGCGCACGCGGCGGACGATCTCGGGCACCGCCTTCGCGGCCTCCGGGGTGTTGACGGTGACGCGGACCATCTCCGATCCTGCTTGGGCCAACTCGATCACCTGGCCGGCGGTCGCCTTGGGATCGGCGGTATCGGTGTTGGTCATGGATTGAACCGCGACCGGGCGGCCACCCCCGACCGTGACCATGCCGATCGATACGGCGGTCGAGCGCCGCGGGCGCGCGGCCGGGAACCCGATGGAGGGATGCGGGGAATTCGTCATCGCCCGCTGAGTTTACCCGCGGCGCGGACGGGGGTCAAACGTCCTGCCGGATGCGCAGCCCCTCGCGGCGCACGATGCTTTCGGGGTATCCTCCGTCTCGTGAGCTCTCAGGTGCGCGCCATGTTCGCTTCGATCGCCAGGCGCTACGATCACGGCAACCAGATCCTCTCGATGGGCTTCCACCATCGGTGGCGCAGGCTTGGCGTGAAGCTGAGCGGGGCCAAGCCGGGATCCCGCGTGCTGGATTGCGCGACCGGGACGGGGGATCTCGCGTTCGAGTTCCAGCGCGCGGTCGGCCCTTCGGGGCAGGTCATCGGCATCGATTTTTGCGCCGAGATGCTCGAGATCGCGCGGGCCAAAGCTTCGCGCGAGGGACTCCCCACCCGATTCGCGGAGGCGGATGCGCTGCGGCTGCCCTACGAGGATGGATCCTTCGATGTGGCCTCGATCGCGTTCGGCATCCGGAACCTGGACGACCCCGCGCGCGGCGTGGCCGAGATGGCGCGGGTCGTGCGGGCCGGCGGATCGGTCGTGGTGCTCGAGTTCGGGCAGCCCGGAGGCGCTCTGTTCGGTCCGCTCTACCGTTTCTACAGCGCGAATGTGATTCCGCGCATCGGCGGGTGGGTCACAGGGGAGCGCCATGCCTACGAGTATTTTCACCGCACGTCTTCGGAGTTTCCGTGCGGTCCGGCGTTCGTCTCGCTCATGGAGAGCACGGAGCGTTTCTCCGAGGTCCGCGCGCGCCGCATGACAGGCGGGATCACCCACATTTACGTCGGAATCGTGGGGGCCCCATCGTGAGCTTCACGATCGAATTCGCGGTTCGATTCCAGGACGTGGACGCGGGCGGCGTGCTCTTCTTTGGCCGGATCTACGACTACTGCCACCAGGCCTACGAGGAGTTCTGGGGCTCGGAGGGTATCGATCGCGCTCATTTCTTCGCCGGCGCCGAATACCTCGTTCCCGTCGCGCATTCCGAGGCGGACTACCGCCTTCCGATCCGCCACGGCGATCGGATCCGCGTGCGGATCGAGGTGACGAGGGTTGGGCGAGCTTCCTTCACCCTGCGCTACCACGTGATCGGTCCGAAAGGGGACCTTCGAGTGGAAGCTTCCACGGTCCACGCGTTCGTGAACCGGTCGACGATGAGGCCGATCTCGATTCCGGAGGCGTTACGCGCGATTCTTCTCCGCCACTTGCTCCACGAGCCGACTCCGAACCTCGCCGCGTAGAAGTTTTCCCGACTCGTTCCGCGGCAACGCGTCCGCGAGGTGAAGCCGCCTGGGCAGCTTGTACGATGCGAGGGTCCTTCCGGCGTGCTCGCGCAAATCCTCGAGCGTGAGGGTAGCCCCCGGGCGAAGGACCACGGCCGCGACGACCTCGTGTCCCCAGGCCTCGGCCGGAACCGCCACGACACAAACGTCGGCCACGGCGGGATGCGCCTCGATGACCCGCTCCACTTCGAACGGGGAGACATTTTCGCCGCCCACGACCATCCGGTCGGTGCGCCGGTCGAGAACGATGAGCCTGCCCGCTTCATCCCACACGCCGAAGTCGCCCGTTCGGAGCCAGCGCCGGTCGAAGGCCGCCTCGTTCAACCGCTCGTCGTCGAAGTACGCGCTCATCACGGTCGGTCCGCGGACGGCGATTTCTCCCTCCTCTCCCGGGCCGAGCGCGCGCCCGTCCGCGGACCTCACTTCGAGGCGGAGGAACGGGAGCGGCCGGCCCGCGGTCTCCAGGCCCGCGGGCCACTCACGAAGGGGAAGCGTCGCGGCTTGCGAGGTCGTCTCGGTGAGACCGTAGGTGGGCAGCGCCTTCATCCCGAGATCGGCCGCGCGGCGCAGGAGGGCCGCGGGCGCGGGTCCCCCTCCGACGAGGGCGGCGCGGAGGGTCTCCGGGAATCGGCGGGCGCCGCGCGCATCCAGCAGGCGCTCGAGCATCGGAGGAACGAGCGACACGAGGGTGACCCCCTCCGAGTCGATCGCCCGATTCACCGCTTCCGGCTGAAACCGATCGTGGATCAGAACCGTCGTTCCGTAGTAGGCGCTCCTCGTGAGCACCGAAAGACCGCCGACGTGATGGAGCGGCAAGCAGGCGAGCCACACGTCGTCCGCTTGGACCCCGAGATACCGCGCCGAAGCGATCGCGCTCCAGAGAAAATTTCCGTGGCTGAGCACGACCGCGTGGGGCGATCCCTCCGTCCCCGACGTGAAGCAGATCGCGGCCGGCGCCTCGAGCCGGCGCTCGAGCAGGGGCGGCTGGGCCGGTCTGCGGGTCTGTCTCGTCCCGGATGGCCGCGCCGGCTCGGGTGCCGCGGTGAGCGCGAACTCCACGTGCGCGCGCTGCCGGAGCCGCACGCGCTCCGGTTCCTTGGCCTGCCCCCCGATCAGCACGGGCAGGAGCCCCGCGCGGTGGAGCGCGTGAAACGTGGTCGCGAAATGCAGGCCCTGGTCGGCGCCGATCTCGACGGAGATGTGCTCACCCGACACGAGCCCCTGCTCGAAGAGCGCCACCGCGGACGTCGAGACCGCCTCCTCGAGCCGTGGGTAGGTCCAAGTCTCCCCGCCCATGCGCAGAGCGACACGCCCCGGCCGGGCGCGCGCCCAGAACGCGACCGGATCGTAGGTCCAGGCGCCGCTCACTCGGCCTCGACGGTGAACGCGTCCCGCCAGAAATCGTCGGACGGCTTCACGCCCAATCCGGGCCGCTGGGGGACCGCGATCGCGCCGCGCGTCAGCGCGGGGGAGGGGGCGATGTCTTCACGGAGCGCTTCTCCCGTGGCGAGGCCGTGCGCGTACGCGGTCTCGCCGAGGGAGGCCGCGAAGTGAACCGCCGCGGTGCGCCCCACCGCGCTCTCGACGAGCGAGGTCACGACGACCGGCATGTCCCCCTCGCTCGCGACGTTCAGCACCGACCGCGCCTCGCGCAGCCCGCCCAACGCCATCGGCTTCAGGATGAGAATATCCGCCGCGGAACGGTACAGGATCGCTTCGGCGCTTTCGACGCCGCGGACGGTTTCGTCGGCCGCGATCGGGACGGGGGAGGCCTGATGCACGCGGGCGAGTCCCTCGATGTCGTCGGCCGCGACCGGCTGCTCCGCGTACTCGAGACGGTAGCGCGCGAAGGAACGGAGCGCCTCGATCGCTTCGTCGCAGCCCCAAGCCTGATTGGCGTCGATCCGGATCCGCACTTCCGGTCCCACGGCATCGCGCAGGGCGCGAAGCCGCTCCTCATCCTCGGCACGCGGCGCGCCGCCTACTTTGAGCTTGAGGGTCCCGACGCCGGCGTCGACCGCACGCCGGCCCAGCTCCGCCGCGCGGCCGGGGGGCACGCGCGGGATGGTGACGTTCGCCGGCACCTCCCGCAGAGTCTGGGCGCCTCCCAGGTATCGCGCGAGCGGGAGACCCTCCTCCTGCGCCATCAAGTCGTGGAGGGCGCAATCGATCGCGGCCCTTGCCGTCGGCGCCGCGGCCACGGGGGCCAATCGCGTCAGATCGGCGATGACCGCGGCGAACCCATCGCGGGACGTCCCCACGATACGCGCCATCGCGAGCTTGAGGCCCGCTCCGGCCGAGGCATGGGTCTCGAGGCCGAATCCCGGAAACGGGGCCGCGTCTCCCAGCCCTACGCGGCCGGAGTTGTCCTCGAGCGCGAGGATCCACCCGCGCCGGTCGTTCACGTTTCCGTCGGCGCTCGGCCACGGGTCGCGGAGGGAAAGGGAGTAGGACTGGAGACGCGCGCGGACGATGCTCATGGCCGGGAGGGCGCGTCGGGGCGGGGGGGTGCGCTCACGCGATCATCATTCCGGTTGCGAACAGAATCCCAAAGAGCACGTGGAGACGCGCCGTGCCCTTAAGCGCCGCGTTGAGCGAAGCCCCGTCCTCGCGCGCAAGAACCCGCCGCCCCTCGAGCGCCGCGAACGGCACGGTGAGGAAGGGAAGGATCACCCACCCGCTGGCGCGCCCCGACAAGGCCAGGAGCGCCGGGGTGGCATAGGCGACCGCGAGGAGCGCCACATACTCCGCGCGCGCGCCGCGGCGTCCCACCCGAACGGCGAGGGTGCGTTTCCCCGCGGCCCGGTCTCCGTCCAGATCCCGCACGTTGTTCACCACGAGGATCGCCGTTGCCAGCGCGCCGACGGGAATCGCCGCCAACATCACGTCGGGCGAAAGGGTGTTCCCCTCGACGAAGTAAGTTCCGCACACGGCCACCATCCCGAAGAAGACGAAAACGAAGATCTCTCCCAATCCAGTATACGCAAGCGGCCAGGGCCCCGCGGTGTAGGCAATTCCCGCCGCGATCGACGTGAGCCCGATCGCGACCACGATCCAACCCGCCGTGGCCACGAGATAGACGCCGGCCAAAGTCGCGCAGAGAAAGGAGGCGATGATCCCGGCACCCACCTCCGAGGTAGTGAGCCAGCCCATCGCTAGCGCCCGGGGTGGTCCGAGACGCTCGCGGGTGTCCGCGCCCCGGAGAAAGTCGCCCCAATCGTTCACGAGATTGGTACCGATCTGGATGAAGATCGCGCCCAGGAGCGCCGCGAGCGCGGGGCCCGGCCGGAAGCGATGGTCGCGCGCGGCGAGCGCGGACCCGACGGCGACGGGGACCACGGCGGCCGCGAGGGTCGGAATCCGCGCGGCGTGGAGCCACGCGCGCGCGCGGCTCATGGAGGGGGTTTCATCCACCGCTCAGGGGAGACGGCGGAACTTGGAGAAGTCGGGCTTTCGCCGCTCGAGGTAGGCATTCCGTCCCTCCTGCGCCTCCTCCGTCATGTAGAAGAGAAGCGTCGCGTTTCCGGCAAGCTCTTGCAATCCCACCTCGCCGTCGCATTCGGCGTTGAAGGAGGCCTTGAGGCACCGGATCGCGAGCGGGCTCATGGCCAGCATCTCCCGGCACCATGCGACGGTTTCCTCTTCCAGCCGCTCGAGCGGGACGACCTCGTTCACGAGCCCCATCTCGTGAGCCTGCGCGGCGTCGTACTGGCGGCAGAGGTACCAGATCTCGCGAGCCTTTTTCTGTCCCACGATTCTCGCGAGGTAGGACGCCCCGAATCCCCCGTCGAAGGAGCCGACCTTCGGGCCGGTCTGGCCGAAGCGCGCGTTGTCGGCCGCGATCGTCAGATCGCACACGACGTGAAGCACGTGCCCGCCGCCGACCGCGTACCCCGCGACCATGGCCACGACCGGCTTGGGGAGGGACCGGATCTGTTTTTGAAGGTCCAGAACGTTCAAGCGGGGCACCTGATCGTCGCCGACGTAGCCGGCGGCCCCCCGCACGCGCTGGTCTCCCCCCGAGCAGAATGCTTCGGTCCCCGCGCCGGTCAGGATCGCGACGCCGATCTCGGGATCTTCCCGCACGTCCTCGAAGGCTTGGATCATCTCCCGCACGGTGAGGGGGCGGAACGCGTTTCGCACGTCGGGTCGGTTGATCGTGATCTTCGCGATTCCCTCGGCCTTCTCATAGAGGATGTCGGTGAACGTGCGCGCGGGCTTCCACGCGATGCCTACGGCCTGGGTCATGAGGGTCGGCTCCTATTCGTAAGAACGTGACGAGGCTTCGGCGTCGAGCTCCGGGAGCGCCATCCAGTGCGCCGCGAGCGCGTCCGCGAGCGCCTCGGGCGCCTCCAGGTGGACCGCGTGCCCCACCCCGGGAACGATGACGCACGACGATCCGGGAATCGCCTCCGCCATGCTGCGGGCGACCCGGACGTACTTCACGTCGCGCTCCCCGGCGAGGAGGAGCACGTCGCAGCGCACGCGGTCGAGGCGGCTGCCGAGGTAGTCGTGGACGCCCTGGCCCATGCCCCGCAGCGAGCGGGCGAGCCCGGCGGGGAGAGACCCCATCCGCCTCGAACGGAGCGCCGCCAGGGTCGCTGGGGGAAGCTCCCGCTGCGTCTCGAAGAGAGGAAGCA
This window contains:
- the ispG gene encoding flavodoxin-dependent (E)-4-hydroxy-3-methylbut-2-enyl-diphosphate synthase, whose translation is MTNSPHPSIGFPAARPRRSTAVSIGMVTVGGGRPVAVQSMTNTDTADPKATAGQVIELAQAGSEMVRVTVNTPEAAKAVPEIVRRVRDAGVDAPIIGDFHFSGHILLHDHPECARALDKYRINPGNVGVGARHDAHFKRIIEAAAEHQKPVRIGVNWGSLDRELLTELMDANARRPEPLEPQEVTLEAMFQSAVRSAALAEELGQPHDRIVLSAKVSGVRDLITIYRRLASETDFALHVGLTEAGMGMKGIVASTAGLASLLMDGIGDTIRVSLTPIPGGDRREEVWVCQQILQSLDLRHFQPQVTSCPGCGRTTSTFFQELAETVNRHLRARMPHWKALYPGVEELRVAVMGCVVNGPGESRHANIGISLPGTAEEPKAPVFIDGRQVTTLKGPTLAGDFLKLVDEYVSTHYGSDLHATQRR
- the ubiE gene encoding bifunctional demethylmenaquinone methyltransferase/2-methoxy-6-polyprenyl-1,4-benzoquinol methylase UbiE, whose protein sequence is MSSQVRAMFASIARRYDHGNQILSMGFHHRWRRLGVKLSGAKPGSRVLDCATGTGDLAFEFQRAVGPSGQVIGIDFCAEMLEIARAKASREGLPTRFAEADALRLPYEDGSFDVASIAFGIRNLDDPARGVAEMARVVRAGGSVVVLEFGQPGGALFGPLYRFYSANVIPRIGGWVTGERHAYEYFHRTSSEFPCGPAFVSLMESTERFSEVRARRMTGGITHIYVGIVGAPS
- a CDS encoding acyl-CoA thioesterase is translated as MRSGVRLAHGEHGAFLRGPRAPHDRRDHPHLRRNRGGPIVSFTIEFAVRFQDVDAGGVLFFGRIYDYCHQAYEEFWGSEGIDRAHFFAGAEYLVPVAHSEADYRLPIRHGDRIRVRIEVTRVGRASFTLRYHVIGPKGDLRVEASTVHAFVNRSTMRPISIPEALRAILLRHLLHEPTPNLAA
- a CDS encoding 2-succinylbenzoate-CoA ligase (converts O-succinylbenzoate to O-succinylbenzoyl-CoA), yielding MSGAWTYDPVAFWARARPGRVALRMGGETWTYPRLEEAVSTSAVALFEQGLVSGEHISVEIGADQGLHFATTFHALHRAGLLPVLIGGQAKEPERVRLRQRAHVEFALTAAPEPARPSGTRQTRRPAQPPLLERRLEAPAAICFTSGTEGSPHAVVLSHGNFLWSAIASARYLGVQADDVWLACLPLHHVGGLSVLTRSAYYGTTVLIHDRFQPEAVNRAIDSEGVTLVSLVPPMLERLLDARGARRFPETLRAALVGGGPAPAALLRRAADLGMKALPTYGLTETTSQAATLPLREWPAGLETAGRPLPFLRLEVRSADGRALGPGEEGEIAVRGPTVMSAYFDDERLNEAAFDRRWLRTGDFGVWDEAGRLIVLDRRTDRMVVGGENVSPFEVERVIEAHPAVADVCVVAVPAEAWGHEVVAAVVLRPGATLTLEDLREHAGRTLASYKLPRRLHLADALPRNESGKLLRGEVRSRLVEQVAEKNRA
- a CDS encoding o-succinylbenzoate synthase: MSIVRARLQSYSLSLRDPWPSADGNVNDRRGWILALEDNSGRVGLGDAAPFPGFGLETHASAGAGLKLAMARIVGTSRDGFAAVIADLTRLAPVAAAPTARAAIDCALHDLMAQEEGLPLARYLGGAQTLREVPANVTIPRVPPGRAAELGRRAVDAGVGTLKLKVGGAPRAEDEERLRALRDAVGPEVRIRIDANQAWGCDEAIEALRSFARYRLEYAEQPVAADDIEGLARVHQASPVPIAADETVRGVESAEAILYRSAADILILKPMALGGLREARSVLNVASEGDMPVVVTSLVESAVGRTAAVHFAASLGETAYAHGLATGEALREDIAPSPALTRGAIAVPQRPGLGVKPSDDFWRDAFTVEAE
- a CDS encoding 1,4-dihydroxy-2-naphthoate polyprenyltransferase, encoding MSRARAWLHAARIPTLAAAVVPVAVGSALAARDHRFRPGPALAALLGAIFIQIGTNLVNDWGDFLRGADTRERLGPPRALAMGWLTTSEVGAGIIASFLCATLAGVYLVATAGWIVVAIGLTSIAAGIAYTAGPWPLAYTGLGEIFVFVFFGMVAVCGTYFVEGNTLSPDVMLAAIPVGALATAILVVNNVRDLDGDRAAGKRTLAVRVGRRGARAEYVALLAVAYATPALLALSGRASGWVILPFLTVPFAALEGRRVLAREDGASLNAALKGTARLHVLFGILFATGMMIA
- the menB gene encoding 1,4-dihydroxy-2-naphthoyl-CoA synthase, whose protein sequence is MTQAVGIAWKPARTFTDILYEKAEGIAKITINRPDVRNAFRPLTVREMIQAFEDVREDPEIGVAILTGAGTEAFCSGGDQRVRGAAGYVGDDQVPRLNVLDLQKQIRSLPKPVVAMVAGYAVGGGHVLHVVCDLTIAADNARFGQTGPKVGSFDGGFGASYLARIVGQKKAREIWYLCRQYDAAQAHEMGLVNEVVPLERLEEETVAWCREMLAMSPLAIRCLKASFNAECDGEVGLQELAGNATLLFYMTEEAQEGRNAYLERRKPDFSKFRRLP